Proteins from a genomic interval of Flavobacteriales bacterium:
- a CDS encoding SDR family oxidoreductase: MGYGLLKGKKGIIFGALDERSIAWKVAEKCSEEGAEIMLTNAPVALRMGKINELAEKLNTIVVPADVTVMEDIENLVSTAKETFGGIDFVLHSVGMSPNVRKGRVYTDLNYEFYHKTLDISAMSLHRVLQTCYKMDALNEYASVIALTYIAAQRTYTGYGDMAEAKAMLESIARSFGHHYGVKKNVRVNTVSQSPTVTTAGSGVEGFDDFISNADKLSPLGNASASECADYCVTLFSDLTRKVTMQNLFHDGGYSSMGAAE, encoded by the coding sequence ATGGGATACGGATTATTAAAAGGAAAGAAAGGAATCATTTTCGGAGCACTTGACGAACGGTCGATAGCTTGGAAAGTGGCGGAGAAATGTAGCGAAGAAGGCGCTGAGATCATGCTCACCAATGCGCCAGTTGCCTTGCGAATGGGTAAGATCAATGAACTGGCAGAAAAGCTAAACACGATAGTTGTTCCAGCGGATGTGACGGTGATGGAAGACATCGAAAACCTGGTTTCAACTGCAAAAGAGACATTCGGAGGAATTGATTTTGTACTGCATTCTGTGGGAATGTCGCCTAACGTGAGAAAGGGGAGAGTTTATACTGATCTGAACTATGAATTCTACCATAAGACCTTGGACATTTCGGCCATGTCGTTGCATCGCGTGTTGCAAACCTGCTACAAGATGGATGCGCTGAATGAATATGCTTCCGTGATTGCGTTGACTTACATTGCTGCGCAACGGACCTATACCGGTTATGGAGATATGGCTGAAGCGAAAGCGATGCTCGAAAGTATTGCTCGTAGTTTCGGTCATCATTATGGCGTAAAAAAGAACGTTCGGGTTAATACCGTTTCTCAAAGTCCAACCGTGACCACAGCAGGTTCGGGAGTAGAAGGATTTGATGATTTCATCTCCAATGCAGACAAACTTTCTCCACTCGGAAATGCAAGCGCATCAGAATGTGCCGATTATTGCGTTACGCTCTTTTCAGACCTTACCCGAAAAGTGACGATGCAGAACCTATTCCATGATGGCGGTTACAGCAGCATGGGAGCAGCAGAATAA
- the bamD gene encoding outer membrane protein assembly factor BamD → MLKNASAAIFLSFILLGFAGCSKYQRVLKSNDFEQKFDMAKTYYDNGKYQKAFPLFEELITVFRGTSKAEDVYYYYAYCNYQLGDYMLAGYHYDNFVRTFPRSSRAEDAQFMNAKCYFLDSAEPSLDQASTKKAIDEMQIFINKYPESPKVDECNDLMDRLRFKLETKSYNTAKLYYRLGEYKAAIFALRNTLEDYPDTKFREEISFMILRSSYLLADNSIEEKKIERFEQTLKECDDFIERHPRSSDVRNAENIKEDSKKELEKLNTRKDGIQKHKG, encoded by the coding sequence ATGTTAAAAAACGCGTCCGCGGCCATCTTTTTATCGTTTATTCTATTAGGGTTTGCAGGATGCAGTAAGTATCAGCGGGTTCTAAAAAGCAACGATTTCGAACAGAAGTTCGATATGGCCAAGACCTATTACGATAATGGAAAGTACCAGAAAGCGTTTCCGTTGTTCGAGGAATTGATCACAGTGTTCAGGGGAACGAGTAAGGCCGAAGACGTTTATTACTATTACGCTTATTGCAATTATCAACTCGGAGACTACATGTTGGCCGGTTACCATTATGACAATTTCGTCAGAACGTTTCCAAGAAGCAGTAGGGCAGAAGATGCGCAGTTCATGAATGCCAAATGTTACTTTCTCGATTCGGCAGAACCGAGTTTAGATCAGGCAAGTACCAAAAAGGCAATTGATGAAATGCAGATTTTCATCAATAAATACCCAGAAAGCCCGAAGGTTGATGAATGTAACGATCTGATGGATCGTCTGAGGTTCAAATTGGAAACGAAAAGCTACAATACTGCTAAACTTTATTACCGTCTTGGTGAATATAAAGCTGCTATCTTTGCGCTCCGAAATACGCTTGAAGACTATCCTGATACTAAATTCAGAGAAGAGATTAGTTTTATGATACTTCGTTCAAGTTATCTGCTTGCAGATAACAGTATTGAGGAAAAGAAAATTGAGCGTTTTGAACAGACATTGAAAGAATGTGATGATTTCATCGAACGACATCCAAGGTCGTCTGATGTGAGAAACGCAGAGAATATTAAAGAAGATTCTAAGAAGGAACTTGAAAAGTTAAATACCCGTAAAGATGGAATACAAAAACACAAAGGCTGA
- the recN gene encoding DNA repair protein RecN encodes MLTRLHIRNYAIISELDVELNEGLTIITGETGAGKSILIGALSLVLGKRADATVLYNESEKCVVEAFFNISGYELEPFFAENDLDFENPTILRREINANGKSRAFINDTPVTLLQLKDLASKLIDIHSQHEVLTLKSAEFRARFLDLCADGGKQSNRYQLQYAAWNTLRKEVETLRNSLAKSAADEDYLKFQLEELLALNLKEGELAENQERLSLLENAEEITVTLSGISDMLQNGENPLVDSLRKAETELQRLAKKYPSATEWAQRIKQSLIDLEDVAEEMNQRSLAIDQDPAELQRLEERVDEILRLMTKHRVQSESELIQFQAELDEKLLSINNSDEKLTILNGRLEIAESLLQKEADKLTETRKAEAKRISPILAKELQQLGMPDAQMNILIEPSERSSDGQDRIEILFTANKGQKPQDISKIASGGELSRLMLSVKAEMASKTQLPAIIFDEIDTGVSGDVADKMGGKIKDLSKQMQILCITHLPQIASKADQHLFVYKEEQEGRAVTGVRKLDEAERILEIAKMLSNANPTEAALAHAKNLVNLNN; translated from the coding sequence ATGCTCACCCGTCTTCATATCCGAAACTACGCGATCATCAGCGAGTTGGACGTTGAGCTGAATGAAGGGCTCACCATCATTACAGGTGAAACAGGTGCTGGAAAATCAATATTGATCGGGGCGCTTTCGTTGGTTCTTGGCAAACGTGCCGATGCAACGGTGCTTTATAATGAATCTGAGAAATGTGTTGTGGAAGCATTCTTCAATATTTCGGGTTACGAGTTAGAGCCATTCTTTGCTGAAAACGACCTTGATTTTGAGAATCCAACCATCCTCCGAAGAGAAATAAATGCGAACGGTAAATCGCGAGCGTTCATCAATGACACACCTGTAACCTTACTTCAGCTCAAAGATCTCGCTTCAAAGCTTATAGATATTCATTCTCAGCATGAAGTACTGACATTGAAGTCTGCTGAATTCAGAGCTCGCTTTCTAGACCTCTGTGCTGATGGTGGTAAACAATCAAATCGCTATCAGTTGCAATATGCTGCCTGGAATACGCTTCGCAAGGAAGTGGAAACCTTGAGGAACAGTTTAGCGAAATCAGCTGCTGATGAAGATTACCTCAAATTTCAATTGGAGGAATTGCTAGCGCTGAATTTGAAAGAAGGAGAATTAGCTGAAAATCAAGAACGATTGTCGTTGCTCGAAAATGCAGAAGAGATAACGGTCACCTTGAGTGGAATTTCTGATATGCTACAGAATGGAGAAAATCCGTTGGTTGATAGTTTGCGAAAAGCAGAAACTGAACTCCAACGTCTAGCAAAAAAGTATCCGTCTGCTACTGAATGGGCACAACGCATCAAGCAAAGTCTGATTGATCTGGAAGATGTAGCTGAAGAAATGAATCAGCGGTCTTTGGCCATTGATCAAGATCCAGCAGAGTTACAACGGCTGGAAGAGCGGGTTGATGAGATTCTACGATTGATGACCAAACATCGCGTTCAGTCCGAATCAGAATTGATTCAATTTCAGGCTGAATTGGATGAAAAACTACTGTCAATCAATAATTCTGATGAGAAGCTGACAATCTTGAACGGTAGACTTGAAATTGCCGAATCGTTGCTTCAAAAAGAAGCAGACAAACTCACCGAGACAAGAAAAGCCGAAGCCAAGCGAATATCTCCCATACTTGCCAAAGAATTGCAGCAGTTGGGAATGCCAGATGCGCAGATGAATATTCTTATTGAACCATCAGAAAGAAGTAGCGATGGTCAAGATCGGATTGAGATTCTGTTTACAGCCAACAAGGGCCAAAAGCCTCAGGATATAAGTAAGATTGCCAGTGGCGGAGAACTTTCGCGACTGATGCTTTCAGTAAAAGCTGAAATGGCGAGTAAGACCCAACTTCCAGCCATCATATTTGATGAGATCGATACAGGGGTTTCTGGAGATGTGGCCGATAAGATGGGAGGGAAGATCAAAGACCTAAGCAAGCAAATGCAGATTCTGTGCATTACACATTTGCCACAGATCGCATCCAAAGCCGATCAGCATTTGTTTGTTTACAAAGAAGAGCAGGAGGGAAGGGCCGTTACTGGAGTCCGTAAATTGGATGAAGCGGAAAGAATTTTGGAAATTGCAAAGATGTTGAGCAACGCCAATCCTACGGAAGCTGCGTTGGCTCATGCAAAAAACTTAGTCAACTTGAATAATTAG
- a CDS encoding DUF4835 family protein, with protein sequence MRHFFTLFLLFISLASVAQELNCTVTVISPQVQNTEKRIFETLQKDIRQFMTSTAWTTDVFAQDERIECSILITVTERVSTDTYKATMQVQSSRPAYMTAYNTVLLNVNDQDFTFQYNEGQPLQWQQNQHISNLTSVLAFYAYMIIGADYDSFSPQGGEAHFQKALQIVNNAQNESQRGWKAFEGSKNRYWLVENMVNARYERYRDVMYKYHRLGLDVMQSDLNGGRQVITDCLPLLQQMRLDQPNSYLLTVFFTAKVDEFINIYKEAFPDMKTKAANALMQMDPANANKYQAIVKG encoded by the coding sequence ATGAGACACTTTTTTACACTATTTCTCCTATTTATCAGTCTTGCTTCTGTTGCTCAGGAGCTCAATTGCACTGTTACCGTTATAAGTCCGCAGGTTCAGAACACGGAGAAGCGAATCTTTGAAACACTACAAAAAGACATTCGGCAGTTCATGACATCAACTGCTTGGACAACGGATGTTTTTGCACAGGACGAACGCATCGAATGTAGTATACTGATCACCGTTACGGAACGTGTCTCAACAGACACTTACAAGGCCACGATGCAGGTTCAATCGAGCCGACCTGCTTACATGACCGCCTACAACACGGTCTTATTGAACGTGAATGATCAAGATTTTACCTTTCAATACAATGAAGGTCAACCACTGCAATGGCAGCAGAATCAACACATTAGCAACTTGACTTCTGTGCTTGCCTTTTATGCCTACATGATCATTGGAGCAGATTACGATAGTTTCTCACCGCAAGGAGGCGAAGCACATTTTCAAAAAGCACTTCAAATTGTGAATAATGCACAAAATGAATCTCAACGAGGATGGAAAGCTTTCGAAGGGTCGAAGAACCGTTATTGGTTGGTTGAAAATATGGTGAACGCAAGGTATGAGCGGTACAGAGATGTGATGTACAAATACCATCGTTTGGGACTTGATGTGATGCAATCAGACCTGAATGGAGGAAGGCAAGTGATCACTGACTGTCTGCCATTGCTTCAGCAAATGCGATTGGATCAACCGAACTCTTATTTGCTCACGGTTTTCTTCACAGCTAAGGTTGATGAGTTCATCAACATTTATAAAGAAGCATTCCCTGATATGAAAACGAAGGCTGCAAATGCACTTATGCAGATGGATCCGGCCAATGCCAATAAGTATCAGGCAATTGTAAAAGGGTAG
- a CDS encoding DNA-directed RNA polymerase subunit omega: MEYKNTKAERDTVTRDMRQFETGTDNTFETIAIIAKRANQIGADIKEELNSKLAEFATTSDNLEEIFENREQIEISKFYEALPKPVSIAVEEYLNGKIYFRNPAKEEAAEAEATSTEA; encoded by the coding sequence ATGGAATACAAAAACACAAAGGCTGAAAGAGATACTGTAACCAGAGACATGCGTCAGTTTGAGACTGGAACGGACAATACGTTCGAAACCATCGCTATAATTGCAAAACGCGCAAATCAGATCGGTGCAGACATCAAGGAAGAATTGAATTCTAAATTGGCTGAATTTGCAACTACTTCTGACAATCTGGAAGAGATCTTTGAGAACAGAGAGCAAATTGAAATCTCTAAGTTCTACGAAGCGCTTCCTAAGCCAGTATCAATTGCTGTTGAGGAGTACTTGAACGGTAAGATATATTTCAGAAACCCAGCAAAAGAAGAGGCTGCTGAAGCAGAAGCCACTTCTACTGAAGCATAA
- a CDS encoding ATP-dependent Clp protease ATP-binding subunit, which produces MDAKFSPRVKDVISFSREEALRLGHDYIGTEHLLLGIIREGEGTAIRILGSLGVDIQDLRKEIESATHTGKASKKTNLGNIPLIKQAEKALKITYLEAKVFKSPTIGTEHLLLAILKDDDNVVTRSMKKMGVDYDLVKEEVEVILGETGVSPEARHSDSADDDDEGDNFGAAGTGGGQVRKPVDPKSKTPVLDNFGRDLTKAAEDGKLDPVVGREKEIERVSQILSRRKKNNPILIGEPGVGKSAIAEGLALRIIQRKVSRVLFGKRVVTLDLASLVAGTKYRGQFEERMKAVMNELEKSPDVILFIDEIHTIVGAGGASGSMDASNMFKPALARGEVQCIGATTLDEYRQYIEKDGALERRFQKVIVDPTTVDETIEILNNIKGKYEEHHNVNYTPEAIVACVTLTNRYMTDRFLPDKAIDALDEVGSRVHITNIHVPEVIVELEKKVDEVKEEKNRVVRSQKYEEAANLRDKERKLQEELERQKNKWEEDTKENRETVTEEDVAEVVSMMTGIPVHRVAQNEGNRLKSMYENLKGKVIGQDDAIKKVVRAIQRNRAGLKDPNKPIGSFIFLGPTGVGKTELAKVLSQYLFDSDDSLIRIDMSEYMEKFAISRLVGAPPGYVGYEEGGQLTEKVRRKPYSVVLLDEIEKAHPDVFNLLLQALDDGQMTDSLGRKIDFKNTIVIMTSNIGSRQLQDFGQGVGFATSAKTSSSDDHSRGVIEKALKKAFAPEFLNRIDDVVLFNQLKKEDLFQIIDLELKSVFKRIEEVGYTIELASTAKEFLSEKGYDPEFGARPLARAIQKYLEDPLAEAIIGSTIAQGDILEVKHEKDATELTISVKKPKADKKKKDSSEG; this is translated from the coding sequence ATGGACGCTAAATTTTCACCACGGGTAAAGGATGTGATCAGTTTCAGTCGCGAAGAAGCACTAAGACTAGGGCACGATTACATTGGAACGGAGCACTTGCTGCTTGGCATTATTCGCGAAGGCGAAGGAACGGCCATTCGCATTCTGGGTTCGCTGGGAGTTGATATTCAAGACCTTCGTAAGGAGATTGAGTCTGCAACGCATACGGGCAAGGCTTCGAAGAAGACCAATTTGGGAAACATCCCACTGATCAAACAAGCAGAAAAAGCTTTAAAAATCACTTATTTGGAAGCAAAGGTGTTCAAGAGTCCGACCATCGGAACAGAACATTTGCTGCTTGCCATCCTAAAAGACGATGATAACGTTGTAACTAGAAGCATGAAGAAAATGGGAGTGGATTATGACCTTGTGAAAGAAGAGGTCGAAGTAATATTGGGCGAGACTGGTGTTAGTCCTGAGGCTCGACACAGCGATTCTGCTGACGATGATGACGAAGGTGACAACTTTGGTGCAGCTGGTACTGGAGGCGGACAGGTTAGAAAGCCGGTCGATCCAAAGTCGAAAACACCGGTATTGGACAACTTTGGCCGCGACCTGACAAAGGCTGCCGAAGATGGAAAGCTTGATCCTGTTGTAGGTCGTGAGAAGGAAATTGAGCGTGTTTCTCAGATCCTAAGCCGAAGAAAAAAGAACAATCCGATCCTTATCGGTGAACCTGGTGTTGGTAAGTCTGCCATTGCAGAAGGTTTGGCGCTCCGCATTATTCAGCGTAAAGTATCGCGTGTACTGTTCGGTAAGCGCGTAGTAACGCTTGATCTTGCGTCTTTGGTTGCCGGCACAAAATACCGTGGGCAATTTGAAGAGCGTATGAAAGCCGTAATGAACGAGTTGGAGAAATCTCCGGACGTCATTCTTTTCATCGATGAGATTCACACCATTGTTGGTGCTGGTGGCGCTTCAGGTTCTATGGATGCATCTAACATGTTCAAACCAGCTTTGGCACGTGGAGAAGTTCAATGTATCGGTGCTACAACACTAGATGAATACCGTCAATACATTGAGAAGGATGGTGCCTTGGAAAGACGTTTCCAAAAGGTGATCGTTGACCCAACAACAGTTGATGAAACCATTGAGATCTTGAATAACATCAAAGGCAAATACGAAGAGCATCATAATGTGAACTACACACCTGAGGCCATAGTTGCCTGTGTGACATTAACGAATCGGTACATGACCGACCGCTTCCTTCCAGACAAGGCCATTGATGCATTGGATGAAGTCGGTTCTCGTGTTCACATCACCAATATTCATGTTCCTGAAGTGATTGTGGAACTGGAAAAGAAGGTGGATGAAGTGAAGGAAGAGAAGAATCGTGTGGTTAGAAGCCAGAAGTATGAAGAGGCTGCCAACTTGCGCGATAAGGAACGTAAGCTTCAAGAGGAGTTGGAACGACAAAAGAACAAATGGGAAGAAGACACGAAAGAAAACCGTGAGACTGTAACCGAAGAAGATGTTGCTGAAGTGGTTTCGATGATGACGGGAATTCCTGTTCATCGTGTTGCTCAAAATGAAGGTAACCGACTGAAATCCATGTACGAGAACCTGAAAGGAAAGGTGATCGGGCAAGATGATGCCATTAAGAAAGTTGTTCGCGCCATTCAACGAAATCGTGCTGGATTGAAAGACCCGAACAAACCGATCGGTAGTTTCATTTTCCTTGGACCAACAGGAGTTGGTAAAACGGAGTTGGCTAAAGTATTGTCTCAGTATCTGTTCGATTCGGATGATTCGCTCATCAGAATAGACATGAGTGAGTATATGGAGAAATTTGCCATCTCAAGATTGGTTGGTGCCCCTCCGGGATACGTTGGTTATGAAGAAGGCGGTCAGTTGACCGAAAAAGTTCGAAGAAAGCCTTATTCAGTTGTGCTATTGGATGAGATTGAAAAAGCGCATCCAGATGTGTTCAACTTGCTTCTTCAGGCGTTGGATGATGGACAGATGACAGATTCTTTGGGTCGCAAGATTGATTTCAAGAACACGATTGTGATCATGACATCGAATATTGGATCAAGACAATTGCAGGATTTCGGTCAAGGCGTTGGATTTGCAACTAGTGCAAAAACATCTTCTAGTGATGACCACTCTCGCGGTGTGATTGAGAAGGCGTTGAAGAAAGCATTTGCTCCTGAGTTCTTGAATAGAATTGATGATGTGGTTCTCTTCAATCAGTTAAAGAAGGAAGATCTGTTCCAGATCATTGATCTGGAATTGAAAAGTGTATTCAAACGAATTGAGGAAGTTGGTTACACGATAGAACTTGCAAGTACAGCCAAAGAGTTCCTTTCTGAAAAAGGATATGATCCTGAATTTGGTGCACGACCATTGGCACGCGCTATTCAGAAGTATTTGGAAGATCCGTTGGCGGAAGCAATCATTGGTTCTACCATTGCGCAAGGAGATATATTGGAAGTGAAGCATGAGAAAGATGCCACTGAACTTACCATCAGCGTAAAAAAGCCAAAAGCTGACAAGAAGAAGAAAGATTCTTCGGAAGGTTAA